A stretch of the Bacillus sp. FJAT-18017 genome encodes the following:
- a CDS encoding extracellular solute-binding protein, protein MSAALLLAACGGADEGSGGSTKTGGSGEGKEKLEDKVVIYSPHGKDILSKFEQQFEAEYNVDVEWLDMGSQEILDRIRSEKNNPQADIWWGAPSVNFDQAKDEGLLDPYEPSYAKSLAEGFHDPEWHWSGTSQTPEVIMFNTKELKKEDAPKDWDELLDSKWKDEIIIRYPLASGTMRTIFSAMIYRDFKDSKDPAKGYEWLKKLDANTKEYSANPEMMYNKVAKGEGSLSVWAMPDVVMLKENKNYPFDFIIPESGTPVLTEGIAKVKGAPHPKAAEAFYEFVNTPEAAKTLAEEFYRIPTRDDVEGLPAWITETEIKPMDIDWKVFQENSDTWMKYWDENIKSGEKEIKE, encoded by the coding sequence ATGTCAGCCGCGCTTCTATTGGCAGCATGCGGCGGAGCGGATGAAGGCTCCGGCGGCTCAACAAAAACAGGCGGATCTGGTGAAGGCAAGGAAAAGCTTGAGGACAAAGTCGTTATTTATTCACCACATGGCAAGGACATTCTTTCAAAATTCGAACAGCAATTTGAAGCAGAATACAACGTAGACGTCGAGTGGCTTGATATGGGTTCCCAGGAAATCCTCGACCGGATTCGTTCCGAAAAAAACAATCCACAAGCAGACATTTGGTGGGGCGCACCATCGGTAAACTTTGACCAGGCGAAAGACGAAGGTTTGCTTGATCCGTATGAGCCATCGTATGCAAAGAGTCTTGCTGAAGGCTTCCATGATCCGGAGTGGCACTGGAGCGGCACTAGCCAAACACCTGAAGTCATCATGTTTAACACAAAAGAGCTGAAAAAGGAAGATGCTCCGAAGGATTGGGATGAATTGCTTGACTCGAAATGGAAAGATGAAATCATCATCCGTTACCCACTTGCATCCGGTACGATGAGGACTATCTTCTCGGCAATGATTTACCGTGATTTCAAGGATTCCAAGGACCCTGCAAAAGGCTATGAGTGGTTGAAAAAGCTTGATGCCAACACGAAGGAATATTCCGCAAACCCTGAAATGATGTACAACAAGGTTGCCAAAGGCGAAGGCTCGCTGTCTGTCTGGGCAATGCCGGACGTTGTTATGCTGAAGGAAAACAAGAACTATCCGTTTGATTTCATCATTCCTGAAAGCGGCACACCGGTTTTGACTGAAGGAATTGCAAAGGTGAAGGGAGCTCCGCATCCAAAGGCTGCTGAAGCATTTTATGAGTTCGTGAATACACCTGAAGCTGCGAAGACTTTGGCTGAAGAATTCTACCGGATTCCTACCAGGGATGACGTTGAAGGCCTGCCTGCATGGATTACCGAAACAGAAATCAAGCCAATGGACATCGACTGGAAAGTATTCCAGGAAAACAGCGATACATGGATGAAGTATTGGGATGAAAACATCAAGAGCGGAGAGAAAGAAATTAAGGAATAG
- a CDS encoding ROK family transcriptional regulator — translation MNTNGMTIKLNNKKIVLTCIKENSPISRTEISSRISISKPTVSLLVDELIKENWVFEKGIGEASTQGGRRPIQLYFNEKAHYIIGADIGGTKVKTVICDLGGKILASSSFKTQSFLEKGLLKQIGKEVDVLIQKSGIDSAKILGMGAGVPGITETQRGVVVEAPSLNWVRYPFITEAKEIFPFPVYVDNDVNVAALGEQWLGNARSKENVLFIAVGTGIGSGIIIHNKLYRGGASAAGEIGYMVTDKNEMKSDFKPVFHRYGYLESVAGGKAIGTKLTNEILKQPGHPLHQEAKAGELPGEMAFKLAKTGDRTARTVLADVVEHLAYGIINAASLLNPEVIILGGGVFKSAEMLMPDLRKIVNQYLPSQVELKVSKLGDNAGALGAVSLFMREYESIIKF, via the coding sequence ATGAACACAAATGGAATGACGATCAAGCTGAACAACAAGAAAATAGTCCTTACTTGCATTAAGGAAAATTCCCCTATTTCGAGGACGGAAATATCAAGCAGGATTTCTATCAGTAAACCGACTGTCTCTCTTCTGGTGGATGAACTGATTAAAGAAAACTGGGTGTTTGAAAAAGGAATTGGCGAGGCTTCCACGCAAGGAGGCAGAAGGCCAATCCAGCTTTATTTTAACGAGAAGGCTCATTATATTATCGGAGCCGATATTGGCGGTACAAAAGTGAAAACGGTCATTTGTGATTTGGGCGGCAAGATCCTTGCCTCGAGCAGCTTCAAGACGCAGTCTTTTTTGGAAAAAGGGCTGTTAAAGCAGATTGGCAAGGAAGTTGACGTGCTGATTCAGAAAAGCGGTATTGATTCTGCGAAAATTCTTGGAATGGGTGCAGGTGTACCAGGTATTACCGAGACCCAGCGGGGAGTCGTAGTCGAAGCGCCGAGCCTCAACTGGGTGCGCTACCCGTTTATTACGGAAGCGAAGGAAATCTTTCCGTTTCCGGTCTACGTCGATAACGATGTAAATGTCGCTGCCCTTGGGGAGCAATGGCTTGGCAATGCTAGAAGTAAGGAGAATGTACTGTTCATTGCGGTGGGCACAGGGATCGGCAGCGGGATCATTATCCACAACAAGCTGTACCGGGGCGGGGCATCGGCCGCCGGGGAGATCGGCTATATGGTCACCGACAAAAATGAAATGAAGAGCGACTTTAAGCCTGTTTTCCACCGATATGGCTACCTTGAAAGCGTCGCCGGTGGAAAAGCCATCGGCACGAAGCTGACAAACGAAATCCTTAAACAGCCCGGCCATCCTCTACATCAGGAAGCAAAGGCGGGAGAGCTGCCCGGCGAAATGGCGTTTAAGCTTGCAAAGACCGGCGACCGGACGGCGCGGACCGTTCTGGCCGATGTGGTTGAGCACTTGGCATATGGCATTATTAACGCTGCAAGTCTATTAAATCCGGAAGTGATTATTTTGGGAGGTGGTGTCTTCAAATCTGCTGAAATGCTAATGCCTGATCTGCGGAAAATTGTGAATCAATATTTACCTAGTCAAGTAGAATTAAAGGTTTCGAAGCTAGGTGACAACGCAGGGGCATTAGGTGCTGTCTCTTTGTTTATGCGGGAATACGAAAGCATCATCAAATTTTAA
- a CDS encoding ABC transporter permease has translation MIKNRDTRFTLWLLIPVMLVLVAYVLYPSLRTFLESLNKGGSFTLANYQDFFVQESRTNLQALWNSVYISVLSVLASALIGIPLAFIFNKYDFPGRSFFASAAIMPIVLPSLVGVMAFMFLYGETGLIPNLIKDLFRLDEVPFKIGGVSGILIVHAYTMYVYFYMTVSSAIHKIDPSLEESAYNLGASRFKVFWTVTFPLLTPAIVAASLLVFMISMASFSAPFLLAGGYRVLSLQIYFSKLNGDMEVAATQSVILSVVSIAFLLFMRWYQNRKDYRMASKGIGAHRSEVKNPVMKWILVAIGVFGVIILLLPHFTILLLSLVPDGTWTWQTYPSVFNFENYRLLFQDPNIFKPLKNSLILSFIATAGNLVFGVLTSYLLVKRKFVGKSFVDILVMIPWALPATVIGMNLIFAFNEPSIFSFGHILVGTFWILPLAYFVRHIPLVVRSTNAVLEQMDDSIEEASRNLGAKWFYTFRKVILPIIMPGVLAGTLLAFVESVGEFPTSVLLYTISNRPISIEIMNQLRMFNMGQAAAYGMIQITLIAVVLFVSNKFFGVKAENSLS, from the coding sequence ATGATTAAAAACCGTGATACGAGGTTTACACTATGGCTCTTGATTCCTGTCATGCTCGTCCTGGTTGCGTATGTGCTTTACCCGTCACTGCGGACATTTCTCGAAAGCTTGAACAAGGGCGGCAGCTTCACTCTCGCAAACTATCAGGATTTCTTCGTCCAGGAATCACGGACCAATCTGCAGGCGCTTTGGAATTCGGTCTACATTTCGGTATTGAGTGTGCTGGCGAGTGCGCTGATTGGAATTCCGCTTGCGTTTATTTTCAATAAATACGATTTTCCAGGAAGAAGCTTTTTTGCCTCGGCAGCAATTATGCCAATTGTCCTTCCATCGCTGGTCGGCGTTATGGCATTCATGTTCCTGTATGGTGAAACGGGCTTGATCCCGAATTTAATTAAGGATCTGTTCCGGCTTGACGAGGTGCCGTTCAAGATTGGCGGGGTTTCGGGCATCCTGATTGTCCACGCCTATACGATGTATGTGTATTTTTACATGACTGTTTCATCGGCGATTCATAAAATCGACCCGTCGCTGGAAGAGTCGGCATATAATCTGGGTGCGTCCCGCTTCAAGGTGTTCTGGACAGTGACGTTCCCGCTGCTGACGCCAGCGATTGTCGCGGCTTCATTGTTGGTGTTTATGATTTCAATGGCTTCGTTCAGTGCGCCGTTTTTGCTTGCAGGCGGGTATCGCGTTCTGAGCTTACAGATCTATTTTTCAAAACTGAACGGTGATATGGAAGTCGCTGCTACACAATCGGTGATTCTGTCCGTTGTGTCGATTGCGTTTCTGCTGTTCATGCGCTGGTACCAGAATCGCAAGGATTATCGGATGGCTTCAAAAGGAATTGGCGCCCATCGAAGCGAAGTCAAAAATCCAGTGATGAAGTGGATTCTCGTTGCAATCGGCGTGTTCGGGGTCATCATTCTGCTTCTGCCGCATTTCACGATTCTGCTATTGTCTCTGGTGCCGGACGGGACTTGGACTTGGCAGACGTATCCTAGCGTGTTTAATTTTGAAAACTATCGGCTGCTGTTCCAGGATCCAAATATCTTCAAACCGTTGAAAAACAGCTTGATCCTGTCATTTATTGCAACTGCGGGGAACCTGGTCTTCGGAGTGCTGACTTCGTATTTGCTTGTAAAGCGGAAGTTCGTCGGCAAAAGCTTCGTCGACATTCTCGTCATGATTCCATGGGCATTGCCGGCGACCGTTATCGGGATGAACTTGATCTTCGCATTCAACGAACCATCGATATTCTCATTCGGACACATTTTGGTCGGTACGTTCTGGATTCTGCCTTTGGCCTATTTTGTCCGGCATATTCCATTGGTTGTGCGTTCGACAAATGCCGTGCTCGAGCAGATGGACGACTCGATCGAAGAAGCATCAAGGAACCTTGGCGCGAAATGGTTTTATACGTTCAGGAAAGTAATCCTGCCAATCATTATGCCTGGTGTGTTAGCAGGTACGTTACTGGCGTTTGTGGAATCAGTCGGTGAATTCCCGACTTCCGTATTGCTCTATACGATTTCCAATCGTCCGATTTCAATTGAGATTATGAACCAGCTGCGGATGTTTAACATGGGGCAGGCTGCTGCGTACGGGATGATTCAGATTACGTTGATTGCTGTTGTGCTGTTTGTATCGAATAAGTTCTTTGGGGTAAAGGCGGAGAATTCGCTTTCGTAA
- a CDS encoding LysR family transcriptional regulator, which translates to MEFKDLEIFLKVAEKGTVSEVAKEFRYVQSNITSRIQKLETELNTQLFNRHRRGMSLTPEGKKLLTYSKEILLLTDEMKKAVQNKEEPSGKLEIGTVETVIDLPIILSKYIKRYKNVDLSLFTGVTESLEEDVLNHKLDGAFVTESVFHPDLVAHEVFDEELVLISARSESTLEELKEEPFLCFSEGCGYRARLESWYKDQNITPQKVMEFGTLETILRSVSVGLGVSFVPKSAITHMEQSGLIQCHSLPDQYSKIKTVFIRRADTYLTSTIEKFIETIEMDKSRTV; encoded by the coding sequence GTGGAATTTAAGGACTTAGAAATCTTCCTGAAGGTAGCAGAAAAAGGAACTGTTTCTGAAGTAGCAAAAGAGTTTAGATACGTTCAATCGAACATTACATCGAGAATTCAAAAGCTCGAAACTGAACTGAATACCCAGTTGTTTAACCGGCATCGCCGCGGTATGAGTTTGACACCTGAAGGAAAAAAACTATTAACATATAGCAAAGAAATATTATTGCTAACAGATGAAATGAAAAAAGCCGTTCAAAATAAAGAAGAACCGTCTGGAAAATTAGAAATTGGCACAGTTGAAACCGTCATTGATTTACCAATTATCTTATCTAAATATATTAAGAGATATAAAAATGTCGATTTGTCGTTATTCACAGGTGTTACTGAAAGCTTGGAAGAAGACGTATTGAATCATAAGCTGGACGGAGCGTTCGTTACAGAGTCAGTTTTTCATCCTGACCTTGTAGCTCATGAAGTGTTTGATGAGGAGCTTGTTTTAATTTCAGCCAGGAGCGAATCAACATTGGAAGAGTTGAAAGAGGAACCGTTCTTATGCTTCAGCGAAGGCTGTGGCTACCGGGCCAGGCTTGAATCCTGGTATAAGGACCAAAACATCACGCCGCAAAAAGTCATGGAATTCGGCACACTAGAAACAATCTTGCGCAGTGTTTCGGTAGGACTTGGCGTTTCATTCGTTCCAAAGTCAGCAATCACCCATATGGAACAAAGCGGACTTATACAATGCCATTCACTTCCCGATCAATACAGTAAGATTAAAACCGTTTTTATTAGAAGAGCTGATACGTACTTAACTTCCACGATTGAAAAATTTATCGAAACAATAGAAATGGATAAAAGCAGAACGGTTTAA
- the argH gene encoding argininosuccinate lyase, which produces MSKLEDFITDEGVAFPGKTYVEKLLKPVFNDQRDYLFDVMFDIHRAHVIMLAEQKIISESEAKQMLEGINKVGESDRTLLSYQPEFEDLFFMMEAKIGEEIGDELAGKIHIGRSRNDMGIAMYRLVLREHLLKLLGSAHRLSEALLEQAERNKETYMTGYTHTQPAQPTTLGHYFLAIYDVLQRDIKRLWAAYETVNQSALGAAALTTTGFPISRDRTCDLLGFDKVIENSYDCIGGADYLLETATALMTCMVNTGRWIQDFLQHVTREFGTFYVADPYVQCSSIMPQKRNPVSIEHSRSIASSAYGEAFAAVSMIHNTPFGDIVDTEDDLQPHLYRAFDNANRVMALMYAVIATLKVNKDHAKEMARKSSITITELADTLAREYGISFRKAHSIASYISKETIKQGKELYEWDIDLINEAIGKFVDVKLTSEEWQKIISPEYFVEIRDIQGGPSPKEVTRMINNRKASLEAKITDYEQVVQKLRDKRRELLEYSL; this is translated from the coding sequence GTGAGTAAACTAGAGGATTTTATTACGGATGAAGGGGTTGCTTTTCCGGGGAAGACCTATGTTGAAAAGCTGTTGAAGCCGGTTTTTAATGACCAAAGGGATTACTTGTTCGACGTCATGTTCGATATTCATCGGGCCCACGTGATTATGCTGGCGGAGCAGAAAATCATTTCCGAATCGGAAGCGAAGCAGATGCTTGAGGGCATCAACAAAGTGGGAGAATCGGACCGGACTCTTCTTTCCTATCAGCCTGAATTCGAGGATTTGTTTTTCATGATGGAGGCGAAAATAGGCGAGGAAATCGGCGACGAATTGGCAGGAAAAATCCACATCGGCCGAAGCCGGAATGACATGGGGATTGCAATGTACCGCCTTGTGCTCAGGGAGCATCTCCTTAAGCTGCTTGGCAGTGCCCATCGGCTCAGCGAGGCATTGCTGGAACAGGCTGAACGGAACAAGGAAACCTATATGACCGGCTATACTCATACTCAGCCTGCGCAGCCGACAACTCTTGGCCATTATTTTCTAGCCATTTATGATGTATTGCAAAGGGATATTAAACGTTTGTGGGCTGCATACGAAACAGTTAATCAATCTGCGTTGGGGGCTGCGGCGCTTACAACAACCGGCTTTCCGATCAGCCGGGACCGGACTTGCGACTTGCTTGGTTTTGACAAGGTAATTGAAAACTCCTATGACTGCATTGGCGGGGCGGATTACCTGCTGGAAACAGCAACTGCGCTGATGACTTGCATGGTCAATACTGGCCGGTGGATTCAGGATTTCCTTCAGCACGTCACCAGGGAATTTGGCACTTTTTATGTTGCCGACCCATATGTACAGTGTTCAAGCATCATGCCGCAGAAGCGTAATCCCGTTTCAATCGAGCATTCACGTTCGATTGCGAGCAGTGCCTATGGAGAAGCTTTCGCTGCGGTGAGCATGATTCACAATACGCCTTTTGGTGATATTGTAGATACTGAGGATGATCTGCAGCCTCATCTGTATCGGGCTTTTGATAATGCGAATCGTGTCATGGCACTCATGTACGCGGTCATTGCGACATTGAAGGTGAATAAGGACCATGCGAAGGAAATGGCCCGTAAATCAAGTATCACGATTACCGAGCTAGCCGACACATTGGCGAGGGAATACGGTATTTCTTTCAGGAAAGCTCACTCCATCGCCAGCTACATTTCAAAAGAAACCATTAAACAGGGAAAAGAGCTGTATGAATGGGATATCGACCTGATTAACGAGGCCATCGGCAAGTTTGTTGATGTCAAACTGACCAGTGAGGAATGGCAAAAAATCATTTCTCCAGAATATTTCGTAGAAATTCGTGACATCCAGGGAGGCCCCAGCCCAAAAGAAGTCACTCGTATGATCAATAACCGAAAAGCCAGTCTGGAAGCCAAAATCACCGACTATGAACAGGTTGTCCAAAAACTTCGCGACAAGCGGAGAGAGCTGCTGGAATATAGTCTATGA
- a CDS encoding ABC transporter ATP-binding protein, with translation MASIKIENVQKAFGKVIAVDHLNLEIKDGEFFTFLGPSGCGKTTTLRMIAGFYYPTKGVVRFGEKDMTRVPPEKRNTGMVFQNYALFPHMTVFENVAYGLRVRKVKSAELKSRVQDVLKKVRLDQYSDRQVSQLSGGQQQRVALARALVIEPEILLLDEPLSNLDAKLRDEMRSEILRLQKEYKITTIYVTHDQAEALSMSDRIAVFNFGVCHQVGTPSEIYNEPVNDFVAGFIGEINLLPVAVEKVESDFVTVAVPNGDGSSSKTIVVHNDPFNYNPAHQGQLALSVRPESIKISEGIAEGPNVFKGKVEEVAFFGSLVNAKVNIDGIVLEVNALNNVKTNLKVGAEVWVTLPEDQIRIIPIISGEPS, from the coding sequence ATGGCGTCGATAAAAATAGAGAATGTCCAAAAAGCGTTTGGGAAAGTGATCGCAGTCGATCATTTGAACCTCGAAATCAAAGACGGTGAGTTCTTTACATTTCTCGGCCCAAGCGGCTGCGGCAAAACAACAACCCTCCGGATGATTGCCGGGTTCTATTACCCGACGAAAGGTGTCGTACGGTTCGGTGAAAAAGATATGACGCGTGTACCTCCTGAAAAAAGAAATACGGGCATGGTTTTCCAAAACTATGCCCTTTTTCCTCACATGACGGTTTTCGAAAATGTCGCATACGGCCTCAGGGTCAGGAAGGTCAAGTCCGCGGAACTGAAGTCTAGGGTCCAGGATGTCCTAAAAAAAGTCAGGCTTGATCAATATTCGGACCGTCAAGTCAGCCAGTTAAGTGGAGGGCAGCAGCAGCGCGTCGCCCTTGCGAGGGCATTGGTAATCGAGCCGGAAATCCTGCTCCTTGATGAGCCGCTTAGCAACCTGGACGCCAAGCTGCGCGACGAGATGCGAAGCGAGATTTTACGGCTGCAAAAGGAATATAAAATTACGACCATTTACGTAACGCATGATCAGGCGGAAGCCTTGTCGATGAGCGACCGGATCGCTGTGTTCAACTTCGGCGTTTGCCACCAGGTCGGCACACCGTCTGAGATTTACAATGAGCCAGTCAATGACTTCGTCGCCGGGTTCATCGGCGAGATTAATCTCTTGCCAGTGGCGGTTGAGAAGGTTGAAAGTGATTTTGTAACGGTTGCGGTGCCGAACGGTGATGGCTCGTCATCGAAAACAATCGTCGTACATAATGATCCATTTAATTATAATCCTGCTCATCAAGGACAGCTGGCATTGTCGGTCCGGCCGGAGTCCATCAAGATTTCGGAGGGAATCGCCGAGGGACCAAATGTGTTCAAGGGCAAGGTCGAGGAGGTTGCTTTCTTCGGCTCGCTCGTGAATGCAAAGGTCAATATCGATGGAATCGTCCTCGAAGTGAATGCATTGAACAATGTGAAAACCAATTTGAAAGTCGGCGCCGAGGTTTGGGTGACGCTGCCTGAGGACCAGATTCGAATCATACCAATCATAAGTGGTGAGCCTTCATGA